TGGCAATCTGGCGGCACTGGCGGCATGCCGGACCGGACTCGCTTCTACATACAGAAAAAGagagacagcgacagcaacagcaacagatacagatacggaaTGAAAAGCTAAGTAAACAATTTGTTGCTGGCTTGAGTTTTGACACAATTCTTTGCGGGAATCGATCCGGCCCAAGCGAATCTCTCAATCACCTGGCATTGCTGCTAAAATGCTTGTAAAGGAAAAGGTCTTATACATATCCCTCCGACTAAAATATGTCCCTGCATGTACATATTACCTGATTGGGCCACTTTCATGCTCAAGAAGATTCAAAGTAAAACATTTACCTATTTATTGTGGGAAATACTGGTATGTTAAATACTTATACTAACCTACTTACCCAAAGCCATTTTCCTAAGCAAATTTCCTTGTAAATTGGTTTAACTTTGAGATAAGAGCACTTCTATACCGAAGTGAGTCGCCCTATGCTGGAGGAGGGTATCAGGAATCGCATGTTTATCTACCCATTGAGCAGTACGAGTGCTCGTTTTAGGTATCGAGGTATCGATCTTCAGATAGGATCGGATTGGAGTCGAGTGCTTGCATAGTGCGGTTCTGTTGGTGTTCTATCTCCCGAGACGGAGGCTCAAGTAAGTGAAGGTTTTGTATTTGTCTGGCCAAGCGATATACTACCTATACATATGGGCATACTCGTATGTGTACATAGATATCGATGTATGGCAGTAGTTATTGTAGACGTAGGTCATATAGTGTCTGCTAGATGGCCATTCCGATGCGGAGTATCAGCAGATAGTGAGAATAAATACTTCCAGAACATCAAGGAATACTGGTACGAATACCTCTATGGTGATCGTGTTTCCCACACTACTCGCACTCGTATAGCTTCCACTAAATCtaaatatatactatatataaaatatattttatagcGCACCCTCGATCGGTTTCGGTTTCAATTTCCGTTTGTCCCTTAGTCTTTCTGCTTTCTGCTTTCTTTTCGTAGTCGTGAGAGATAACCTTCAGTGAACTGCAATTATGGATTGCGTCTCTCTGGCAGTGCCTCGGAAAcagaaaccaaaaccaaaaccaaaatcGAATgaaaagatacagatacgggGAACTGGCTACTGCGGACTGTAACTGTGGCCAAGTCTCGGAGATGTTGCACTTCCATTGCCAAGGCCATTCCAGATCTGTTTGCCGATTAGGCAGCACTCTAAGATCGCACACTTTGTGTTGTTTAATGCGTCATTTGAGATTACTTAGTGCCAGGCATTAGGCATTAAACACTAGTAGACATTAGACAAGCCAGTTCAGATCAGTTTATAGACAGAATAGATGTCTAATGGGGAAGTATAATCGGAAGAGATGGCGAAGACCGATGGCCGGTGTCAGGCGGGTCAACATGAATATGAGCGAATACCAGTACAAACCCAATGTCCAAGTAGTTCTCGCGTGGAGACGGCAAAGGAGGAACTGAGCTAATTAGACGGCAGCCAGACACGGGTCAAAGGTCGTCCCAGAATAGTTTCGTATCTTCGCATCACTAGACTCGTCTCGGATGTGTCATCCGAGCAGCCGTTTATCTACAACAGAGCCGTGCTCAAGCCACAATCCTCACGTATTGGCATCCACGATCCCCACAGTCCCATCGTCCCATATCAAACAATATATAGCACGAAACCAAACCCGCAACTCCCTCTCGCAAATGACGTAATTTTATTGTTGTGCAATTCGAAGAGAACATATAGATACgattagtatatacatatatacatatgtatacccGTACTCGGATCTGTATATGCAAATGCGACTTTTGCGAAGACATTGCActgcattttgtttgtttttccaaGGCCAGTGCAGAGTAGAGCCCAAGTCACGCCCTCGAATCACGATTTTAATTCTTATCTGCTGCCAGCGAATGAATGATATTGTTCCTTTGGAGATTCAACGAACTCTCTAGAGAGGTCTAGTGTGCTCTGTTCTGATCTGTTCTATCCTTTAGCATACTTTCTTGATGATTCGAATGGGTTGGACAGAATTTACAGAAGAAAGTATGCTTTGACATAGTGCACTCCTTTGTGTATGGGTATTTGGTTATTTATCCTCATTTCTGAACTGAACTGAGTCTTGCCTCAAAACAATTAAATTCCTTAGTATCAAAAATATCTCGTTTCCATCATGGGCAATTTCCTGAGCAAACTGAAGGGCGAGACAGGCGCCACCAAAAACATCGGCTTTCGGCAATTCCTAAGAGCCTACAACCGGAAGCACTCGCAGATGTCGCCGGGCCAGTGCGCCGTAGAGGCTTCGCGGACCTGGGGCAAGCTCTCCCCAACTCAGAAGATGAGCTTCGTCCGTTCGGTAAGTGTGGATTGGTCCGACAGGCAGAACCGTCATTCACATAGGAATCCATACAGGCCAGCCCTTATACCAGCAGCAAGGTTAGGGCCAGGCGTTGCCTCAACAAGAAGACCAAAAATACCGTAAACATTCGCCAGTCTGCGTCAAGTTCTCCAGACTTGGCTTAAAACGAAGACCTCGCTGAGCCTGAGCTAAGCGAGCAGGACTCGAATGACAGGATGCCAGGAAGAGGCCCTGCCACTGGACCATGGCACCTGTTCGTCGCCGGGAATGCTCGAGGAACAATAGAATTCGCAATAGAAATTCGACCAAATAAAACACGCTGTTCGCAATAACGCCTGGGCTTTCTATAGGTCATATACTCATGTCCTGTCCTGGCATGACTCTAGCACTCTCTCAGCTCTCTCTCAGAGCCAGCGTCAGAGCCAAAGCTGGAGTCAGAGGATGTAGGATGAAGGATGGTTGGGGCATTCCGACCACGCCAAAAGGAGAGTTAGCCCGGCCTACAACGCAGAGCAGAGCTATCGTTGATTTGTTGTGCCTTGTAATTGGGTTTACGACTTTGATCGGTTTGATGGGGATTATAGTACGATTATAGTAGGCAGCTGCTTCTCGATAAGCTCGAAATCGAACCACGTGCTGTGGATTCCGCAGTCGTACAAATGATAATCGCCATAATCTCGTTGAGCATTCCATTGTCGTTTTTCAAATGTCTCGAGTTCTGGGCTCTCCCCCGCCCGGCGATAGAACTCTACGTCGAATCTCTCTGCCCAAAGTTCCGCTTTGCTTTCCTTTCCAtcatatagtatatatttatgcacaacaaAAACCTATTAACAATTTCGAACCAATTCTAAGATACAGTGCTGTCAAAAGAAACGAAACCAACGATTATGTCGAATATATGTGGAGCTCTTTAATCAGCATCAGCCTGCTAGCATGGACAAAGTGCTCAACGAACGCTCAGACGCATTTATCATTTACTTAGACTAATGACAGCTATAAAAATCTATAAAGCCATACCTACAATATATAGGTGTCCACCCAACACATGCTCACACGTACAAATATGTGTGTATATGGGTGTATATGGATGGTATATGGTACTCGGAGTATGCTGGACACGTCGTATTTGGCTCGCCTAGGTTGATGGATGATACTCACGATGATGTCCGAGTCGAATGCATGTAGATCCAATGCCAGGGACGGACCACCCACACCCAGAGAGGTTTTTGAAGGGGGGGAGAGGTTCGAAAGAACCTAGTAGAACGTTCACATTCCTCGATCTAGCGGCTTGTAGCCTTTCCCTTATGCGAAGTTCCGAGTCGAAAGCATATTTAAGATTCTACTGTAGAATCTATAGATCTATTCCGATTGGGGGGAGAGAGGTTATCGGTGCCGCAGAAACATATTTTGCATGCTAAAATTCAACATTCCCAGATGTTACATCTGACTATCATGCCCTCGACTAATGGCATCGGTGTCTGTGTCCGTTTGCTTATGGGAAATTTATGCAGGCGACCTGTAGCTGTGGCTGTGCTCTATTCTATTCTCCCCGCCACTGTCCCCGCCGATATGTACGCCGAGAGGTGAGTATATAGCCAGAGATATGGTCTAGCATATATCTGTGTGTATGAAGCGATTTAATCGATGTCGACGCTGGCGTCGCTGACGGCAGCGCCTTCACCTGATAAGGGCTTATATTTAGAGGAGTCGCCTGGGCGGGCCACAGTTTCCCAAGCAACGCAAACGCAGACGCAACCACTAGACCAGCCATTACACGAGCCAGACAATACGAGTAGTACGAAAACAATCCAGAGATTTCGAAGCGAAGGGATACTGAAAATAGGACACCACTTAGAATAGACAGGACACTGACTGCTGACTGCCGATTGCCGATTGCCGACTGCCAACtgctgactgactgactgacggCCGGATCTTGAATACTCGTTCTGGGGACGACAGCAGCATGAAGCTGGAGAGCGAGAAGGAGAAGGATAAGGAGAGGCGCACTGGCGACCCGCCCAAGTACCTAAACGAGGAATTCTTCAAGGCCGCCCTGGAGGATGGCCTGCGCGACATGCGTGTGGATATCAAGAAGATCATATTCGCCGAATCGAGTGGCGGCGGTGGGGAGAATTACTGCAGCAAGATCTATCGCGCCAGGGCTCTGTACCGGAGCAGCAAGCGGCAGCTGGACGAGGAGCTGGCGATGATAGTCAAGAGCATTGCCATCACACCGGCCACCCAGTTCCTCGAGGAGCTGGCCGTCTACCTGCGCGAGAAGATCTTCTACTTCGATGTGCTCGGCAAGCTGGAGGTGCTCATTGGCGACGGCTCCAAGTTTGGGGCCAAGTGCCTCTACACGACCCGCGAGCCCATCCAGACGATCGTCTTCGATGACCTCACCCAGTACGGCTACAAGCTGGCCAGCCGCCAGAGCGGCCTCAACGAGGAGCACTGCGTGGTGATCCTCAAGAAGCTGGGCAAGTTCCATGCCAGCTCCATGCTCCTGGCCCAGAAGGTGAGTACTCTTCGGGGCGTCTGCCCTCCTGCGTGTCGCTGTGTTCCTATCCctgtttttgtttcgtttccTTTTTGCAGGAGCCCGGCGTGGGGGAGCACTTCACCAGCGGCATGCTGGACGAGAACTACATACGGACAAACGAGCGTTTCATCAACTTCATGGCCCTGCAGCTGCGAACGCTGGCCAATCTGGTGGCCGAGTGGCCCGGCTATGAGCAGCTGGCGGACAAGCTGCACCGCCACTGCGACAACATCAAGGAGAACCTGGTGACGACCGGTCGGTCCCTGCCCGGAGAGATAACCGTGCTGAATCACGGCGATCTCTGGGTGAACAATTTCATGTACAAATACGACGACGAGCAGCCCACAAAGCCCATAGATGCAATATTTGTAAGACACCCATCACCCTTTCATTTGTATATCCTCTGGCAGTCTCCTAATCCTTCCCGCTTGCAGGTGGACTTTCAGAACAGCTTTTTCGGGAGTCCCGGATGCGACATCAACTTCTTTCTGAATAGCAGTGTCCAGCTGGATGTGCTCATCCACCGGCGGGAGTTCCTCATCCAGACGTACTACGGCGCCCTGCGCGAGAGCCTCGAGCGGATGCACTTTGAGTTCGTGCCGAGCTATGCGGACATCCAGCAGGAGATTAGGGCCCGTGAGCTGTACGGCTTCTTCTCGTCGTACGCCTTCCTGCCGATGGTCACAATGAAGAAGGAGGACTCGTACGACATCAGCATCGAGGCCCTCAGTGATCCGGACTTTGCCAAGACGAAGGTCCAGCTGATGTTCTCCTCCAATCCCCGCACCACGGACACCCTGCGCTATGCCCTCCGTCGCTTCGATGAGCTCGGCATATTCGATTGATCCGACCTGTGGGGGCCTGTGGGGGGATGTCTGATCGATCTATTTATATTCAATCTATCATCGGCTTAACGTTTTTTTTGGCACCAATTCGTACTaatgtgtgttttttttttatgttgttttttgttactTTTATTCGGTACGTAGTCGTAAGCGCAATCTAAACATTAAATACTAttcatatgtatatatctacTCATGTCTGCTCTCTACCCTATACTAAACAAGAGCCCAGAACTAGAACTCCCAGGTGGACAGCCACTTGAGGCTGTGCATGGTGCTGTTCGGCTCGTTGGCCAGGGGCCCGCTCATCCCGTAGGCCAGGGGCGAGAACAGGGCGAAGCTGTAGACGATCAGCGAGAGCAGTCCGCCCAGCAGTACGTGCTGTATCCATCGCGGCAGCGACTGTATTATGTGGTGGAACATCACCCCTAAAGGCAGAGAGATCAGAGGGGAGTCAGTCTTGGGCGAACAGGGAACGGCGGAGACCCACCTGTCAGCAGAGAGTTGAAGATCAGCGCCGGGAAGTAGTGATGGAAGTAGAGCACCCGCCCCATGGCCCAGAACGGCAGATAGTGGAGCAGCCAGCCGACAAAGAGCCAGGCAGCGGCCCGAAGGGGGTCGCTGTGGTCCTTCCGCGGCTGCCTCaacagctgctgctcctctggACAGCAGGTGCACAGAGGCACATCCGTGGTGGAGGGTTCGCTGTCCTCGCTGTCCGCTTGGGAGCGGACGAGGGCCCGAGCCTGGCCAGCGCGTCGCTGCTCCAGGATGGCATTGCCCAGGAAGACGGCCACGAAGAGGGCAAGAAATACCAGATTGCTCCACCAAATCACGGGATTGCCCAGCAAATAGATGCGATAGCTGCTGCCAGAGAAGAACTGACCCTGGAAGGAAGTACGGAATCGAATGTGGAATGCGGAATCTATACGATTTGATTTGATTCGATTTGGCTTACCCGATAGTTGATGGGCCACTGCCAGGGTCTGCTGGTGACCTCGCCTTCCTTGGGCTTGAGGCCCGCGTTGCCCTGCAGCATGACGGCATGGGACTCGAGGAAGCGCGCAAAGAAGCCAGGAGCATACACACTAAAGCTGACACTGGGCACTGCGGGCAGAGGCAAGTGGAGGCAAGTGAAGAAAGGAATGCCGAAGGATACCAATTGGGATCATAATACCCACACAACTTGTGCTCATTGTCCTCGACGTTCCAGTGGGCGTACTTGTCGCGAACATTCAGGTTGCAGGAGACCTCCTGCTGCTCGAATCCCCACTTGGGCAGCTGCTTGCCGCTGGAGGTGAGGGCGCAGTTCTGCAGGTAGTGGATCAGCATCAGGCGGGAGGTGACCGTGTGCACCGTCTCGTTGACCTTGCCGCCCACAATGAGAACGCGCCACACATCGTTGGCGTCGCCCACGCCCGACTGCAATGGGCCAAGAAAGTGAAACAGTTTCGATTGGATTGCAGTCTTTTGGGGCCCTGAGGCCCCACCACCTCACCTCGCCATAGCCCGTGACCTGCAGATGCTTCTTGGTCATGGGCGCCGGTTCGCTGTGCGAGTGCAGATTCCGCTTGGTCACCAAATGCTCCAGCCGGACGAGATCGCCGTGCCGCAGCAGCTGGAGCTTGTCCTTGGGCAGCCGCTGCTTGTTGTGCGGCTTGATCACCCACTTGTTGTTGTCGTCCTTGTGCGTGTAGGTGGTGATCTGCTGCTGGCGGGCGCCGGATCCCTTGGGGTACAGATGGAAGTGCGAGTGGAGATAGCCGCCGCCCGTCTTGTGGTTCTTAATAGTCACCACGGACCCGTAGGCCACGTCCCTGGGCATGCTGGCGTTGTACAGCGAGTTGCCAATGAGACGCGACTGGAAGGCGGAGCTGTAGAAGCCGTCGCCATTGCCGCTGCGATTGAGCACACTGAGATGGATGTAGAAGAAGAGCGTGTACAGGAGGATCGGCCAGAGGATGAGGGTGATGGCGCGACAGGCGATCTGCTTGAGCGTCTCCACAATCGGCTGGCCCAGGTCGCCCAGGATCAGCCACAGCTCGGTGGCCGTGTGCAGacccaccagcagcaccacaaACAGACCCACAAACTTCACACTGATCGTGCACGAGAGCATGGTGCCGGTGAGGAAGAGCCAGAACCACCAGCGGACCGAGTAGGACCCACCCGAGGCCGTCGCCTTCGAGATCTTCACCATGCCCCAGACGGAGCCCATCATAAAGAACAGCAGAATGGGGTCCAGCAGGATGTACTGATTCAGCGTCAGGAGTCCCACATCTAAACGGAGGATTTCAGTTAAATGGTTCAAAGGTTGAAGGTGTTTTCGAATCCCTCACCAAATATGAGATAGGCTGCCGAGAGCAGGGCCGCTTCGTGGGATCGCGTCAGATCGTAGACAGTATCGAAGCCCATGGGCATGATCAGGGCCCCCAGCGTCGTACAGAACTGCGAAACAATTCAGAAAGCATTAGATGCCGATACAGTTTATCTCTTTCCGAATATACACTCACATATCGCATGCCCTGATAGGCGGTCTCGTTGTATTTATCCCCCGGCTTTTCAAACGGAAACGTTCCATTGTAGCCAGTCAAGTAGCCAGAGAGTCCAATAAGCATCTGCCAGATGTTAGAGATACAGATTTATACAAATATTGTATACTCGTATTTATCAGTCTTGGAACTAACCTTTCCCAGCGGTGGATGGACATCGAAGAAGAATGTTCGATTGATGTACCAGCTCCCCATCTTGCCAAAGTGTGTCTCATCCCAGCTGCAAAAGAGACGACCCCATTCAGAGACGACATTCGACCATTCATGGGATccgggatgggatgggatggggaAATATCTGCCTTACCAGATGTGATCCGGTT
The Drosophila miranda strain MSH22 chromosome XL, D.miranda_PacBio2.1, whole genome shotgun sequence genome window above contains:
- the LOC108164841 gene encoding uncharacterized protein LOC108164841 — encoded protein: MKLESEKEKDKERRTGDPPKYLNEEFFKAALEDGLRDMRVDIKKIIFAESSGGGGENYCSKIYRARALYRSSKRQLDEELAMIVKSIAITPATQFLEELAVYLREKIFYFDVLGKLEVLIGDGSKFGAKCLYTTREPIQTIVFDDLTQYGYKLASRQSGLNEEHCVVILKKLGKFHASSMLLAQKEPGVGEHFTSGMLDENYIRTNERFINFMALQLRTLANLVAEWPGYEQLADKLHRHCDNIKENLVTTGRSLPGEITVLNHGDLWVNNFMYKYDDEQPTKPIDAIFVDFQNSFFGSPGCDINFFLNSSVQLDVLIHRREFLIQTYYGALRESLERMHFEFVPSYADIQQEIRARELYGFFSSYAFLPMVTMKKEDSYDISIEALSDPDFAKTKVQLMFSSNPRTTDTLRYALRRFDELGIFD
- the LOC108164840 gene encoding protein O-mannosyl-transferase 2; its protein translation is MAASVVKTPKCPRRGSAKEQQSKASSKSNNESNNGHWWILLASVFLITFATRFYKVTEPDHICWDETHFGKMGSWYINRTFFFDVHPPLGKMLIGLSGYLTGYNGTFPFEKPGDKYNETAYQGMRYFCTTLGALIMPMGFDTVYDLTRSHEAALLSAAYLIFDVGLLTLNQYILLDPILLFFMMGSVWGMVKISKATASGGSYSVRWWFWLFLTGTMLSCTISVKFVGLFVVLLVGLHTATELWLILGDLGQPIVETLKQIACRAITLILWPILLYTLFFYIHLSVLNRSGNGDGFYSSAFQSRLIGNSLYNASMPRDVAYGSVVTIKNHKTGGGYLHSHFHLYPKGSGARQQQITTYTHKDDNNKWVIKPHNKQRLPKDKLQLLRHGDLVRLEHLVTKRNLHSHSEPAPMTKKHLQVTGYGESGVGDANDVWRVLIVGGKVNETVHTVTSRLMLIHYLQNCALTSSGKQLPKWGFEQQEVSCNLNVRDKYAHWNVEDNEHKLLPSVSFSVYAPGFFARFLESHAVMLQGNAGLKPKEGEVTSRPWQWPINYRGQFFSGSSYRIYLLGNPVIWWSNLVFLALFVAVFLGNAILEQRRAGQARALVRSQADSEDSEPSTTDVPLCTCCPEEQQLLRQPRKDHSDPLRAAAWLFVGWLLHYLPFWAMGRVLYFHHYFPALIFNSLLTGVMFHHIIQSLPRWIQHVLLGGLLSLIVYSFALFSPLAYGMSGPLANEPNSTMHSLKWLSTWEF